From Myotis daubentonii chromosome 15, mMyoDau2.1, whole genome shotgun sequence, one genomic window encodes:
- the LOC132216515 gene encoding leukocyte immunoglobulin-like receptor subfamily A member 6 has product MSYNVQVQTSHRHSLPGLSLDQRICVQAGTLPKPTLSAEPGSVIPYGSPVTLWCEGTLEAQKFHLYKEGKQVDWNTQTQWKPTDKAKFPITGMTERDAGRYHCHYLSPTGWSERSDPLELVVTGYYHEPSLSALPSPVVTSGGNVTLACSSWQGFHRFILTKTGDHRLSWMQDTQPQPRETSRAKFSVGPVTPSRRWTFRCYGCYRESLQVWSPPSDALELLVPGESGKPSLLTQQGPIVASGQSLTLQCRSDVGYDRFALHKEGGWDLLQSLVQQPQAGLSQANFLLDTESSSHGGRYRCYGRYKLSSAWSAPSDPLDILVAGHLPDRPSLSVQPGPRVASRENVTLLCQSQSPRDTFLLSKEGVADPPLGLRSKHRAQQFQAEFSMSPVTSAHGGTYRCYSSHSTSPFLLSLPSNPLELLVSGEGPDPVAELSPRGPVSGDSQTARNYTMGNSIRMGVAGLVLVVLGMLLFEAQNSLKRTRNAAKT; this is encoded by the exons ATGAGCTACAACGTCCAGGTGCAAACCTCTCACAGACACTCTCTTCCAGGGCTGAGTCTGGACCAGAGAATCTGTGTGCAGGCAG GGACCCTCCCCAAACCCACCCTCTCGGCTGAGCCAGGCTCTGTGATCCCCTATGGGAGCCCTGTGACCCTCTGGTGTGAGGGGACCCTGGAGGCCCAGAAGTTTCATCTCTACAAGGAGGGAAAACAGGTGGATTGGAACACACAGACCCAATGGAAGCCCACGGACAAGGCCAAGTTCCCCATCACAGGCATGACAGAGCGTGATGCAGGGAGATATCACTGTCACTACCTCAGCCCCACTGGCTGGTCAGAGCGcagtgaccccctggagctggTGGTGACAG GATACTACCATGAacccagcctctcagccctgcccagccctgtcgTGACCTCAGGGGGAAATGTGACCCTTGCGTGTAGCTCATGGCAGGGATTTCACAGGTTCATTCTGACAAAGACAGGAGATCACAGGCTCTCCTGGATGCAGGACACACAGCCACAGCCCAGAGAAACATCACGGGCCAAGTTCTCTGTGGGCCCTGTGACCCCCAGCCGCAGGTGGACATTCAGATGCTATGGCTGCTACAGAGAGAGCCTGCAGGTATGGTCACCACCCAGTGATGCCCTGGAGCTCCTGGTCCCAG GTGAGTCTGGGAAGCCCTCCCTCCTAACCCAGCAGGGCCCCATCGTGGCCTCTGGACAGAGCCTGACCCTCCAGTGTCGCTCTGATGTCGGCTATGACAGATTCGCTCTGCACAAGGAGGGGGGATGGGACCTCCTCCAGAGTCTTGTAcagcagccccaggctgggctctctcAAGCCAACTTCCTTCTAGACACTGAAAGCAGCTCTCACGGGGGCCGGTACAGATGCTATGGTCGATACAAACTCTCCTCTGCGTGGTCGGCCCCCAGTGACCCCCTGGACATCCTGGTGGCAG gaCACCTGCCTGACAGACCCTCCCTCTcggtgcagccaggccccagggtggCCTCAAGAGAGAACGTGACCCTGCTGTGTCAGTCACAGAGCCCGAGGGACACGTTCCTTCTGTCCAAGGAGGGGGTAGCCGATCCCCCCCTGGGTCTGAGATCAAAGCACCGAGCTCAGCAGTTCCAGGCAGAGTTCTCCATGAGCCCTGTGACCTCAGCCCACGGGGGCACCTACAGGTGCTACAGCTCACACAGCACATcccccttcctgctgtcactCCCCAGTAATCCCCTGGAGCTCCTGGTCTCAGGTGAGGGCCCTGACCCTGTTGCTGAGCTGTCACCTCGGGGTCCTGTCTCTGGAGATTCTCAGACAGCAAGAA acTACACCATGGGGAATTCCATCCGGATGGGCGTGGCCGGCTTGGTCCTGGTGGTGCTTGGGATGCTGCTATTTGAGGCTCAAAACAGCCTGAAAAGGACCCGCAATGCAGCCAAGACGTGA